The Sesamum indicum cultivar Zhongzhi No. 13 linkage group LG6, S_indicum_v1.0, whole genome shotgun sequence genome has a segment encoding these proteins:
- the LOC105164283 gene encoding thylakoid lumenal protein TL20.3, chloroplastic isoform X2 has protein sequence MALTSISLLPIKPITNAVPSSSLHIPSKPIISVSCHLETQISCTHHTEPKKWRKLVSTALAAAVVAFSTSNISAMAELNKFEAETRGEFGIGSAAQFGSADLKKAVHVNENFRRANFTAADMRESDFSGSTFNGAYLEKAVAYKANFTGADLSDTLMDRMVLNEANLTNAVLVRSVLTRSDLGGAIIEGADFSDAVLDLPQKQALCKYASGTNPITGVNTRKSLGCGNSRRNAYGSPSSPLLSAPPPKLLDRDGFCDPATGLCDAN, from the exons atggcCCTCACTTCAATCTCCTTACTGCCCATCAAGCCCATAACTAACGCCGTTCCTTCCTCATCTCTCCATATCCCTTCCAAGCCCATCATCTCCGTCTCTTGCCACTTGGAAACTCAAATTAGCTGCACCCATCATACAG AACCAAAGAAGTGGAGAAAGCTTGTTTCGACTGCACTGGCAGCAGCTGTGGTTGCTTTCAGTACTAGTAACATATCTGCTATGGCTGAGCTGAATAAATTTGAAGCAGAAACCCGAGGCGAATTTGGGATTGGATCGGCAGCTCAGTTTGGTTCTGCAGACCTCAA GAAAGCAGTTCAtgtgaatgaaaatttcag AAGAGCCAATTTCACAGCTGCTGATATGAGGGAATCAGATTTCAGTGGTTCGACTTTCAACGGTGCGTATCTTGAGAAGGCCGTTGCGTACAAAGCGAATTTCACTG GTGCCGATCTGAGCGACACGCTAATGGATCGCATG GTTCTAAATGAAGCGAATCTAACGAATGCTGTGCTAGTGAGATCAGTTCTGACTCGGAGTGATCTTGGGGGTGCTATAATTGAAGGTGCTGATTTTAGTGATGCAGTTTTAGACCTTCCCCAGAAACAG GCTCTCTGCAAGTACGCGAGTGGCACTAACCCTATAACAGGAGTGAACACCAGAAAAAGCCTAGGCTGTGGGAATAGTCGACGAAACGCGTACGGTTCCCCGTCTTCCCCTCTGCTGAGTGCTCCTCCGCCGAAACTCCTGGACCGGGACGGTTTCTGCGATCCAGCCACTGGCCTCTGTGATGCTAACTGA
- the LOC105164283 gene encoding thylakoid lumenal protein TL20.3, chloroplastic isoform X1, protein MALTSISLLPIKPITNAVPSSSLHIPSKPIISVSCHLETQISCTHHTAKTAEPKKWRKLVSTALAAAVVAFSTSNISAMAELNKFEAETRGEFGIGSAAQFGSADLKKAVHVNENFRRANFTAADMRESDFSGSTFNGAYLEKAVAYKANFTGADLSDTLMDRMVLNEANLTNAVLVRSVLTRSDLGGAIIEGADFSDAVLDLPQKQALCKYASGTNPITGVNTRKSLGCGNSRRNAYGSPSSPLLSAPPPKLLDRDGFCDPATGLCDAN, encoded by the exons atggcCCTCACTTCAATCTCCTTACTGCCCATCAAGCCCATAACTAACGCCGTTCCTTCCTCATCTCTCCATATCCCTTCCAAGCCCATCATCTCCGTCTCTTGCCACTTGGAAACTCAAATTAGCTGCACCCATCATACAG CTAAAACTGCAGAACCAAAGAAGTGGAGAAAGCTTGTTTCGACTGCACTGGCAGCAGCTGTGGTTGCTTTCAGTACTAGTAACATATCTGCTATGGCTGAGCTGAATAAATTTGAAGCAGAAACCCGAGGCGAATTTGGGATTGGATCGGCAGCTCAGTTTGGTTCTGCAGACCTCAA GAAAGCAGTTCAtgtgaatgaaaatttcag AAGAGCCAATTTCACAGCTGCTGATATGAGGGAATCAGATTTCAGTGGTTCGACTTTCAACGGTGCGTATCTTGAGAAGGCCGTTGCGTACAAAGCGAATTTCACTG GTGCCGATCTGAGCGACACGCTAATGGATCGCATG GTTCTAAATGAAGCGAATCTAACGAATGCTGTGCTAGTGAGATCAGTTCTGACTCGGAGTGATCTTGGGGGTGCTATAATTGAAGGTGCTGATTTTAGTGATGCAGTTTTAGACCTTCCCCAGAAACAG GCTCTCTGCAAGTACGCGAGTGGCACTAACCCTATAACAGGAGTGAACACCAGAAAAAGCCTAGGCTGTGGGAATAGTCGACGAAACGCGTACGGTTCCCCGTCTTCCCCTCTGCTGAGTGCTCCTCCGCCGAAACTCCTGGACCGGGACGGTTTCTGCGATCCAGCCACTGGCCTCTGTGATGCTAACTGA
- the LOC105164283 gene encoding thylakoid lumenal protein TL20.3, chloroplastic isoform X3, producing MRESDFSGSTFNGAYLEKAVAYKANFTGADLSDTLMDRMVLNEANLTNAVLVRSVLTRSDLGGAIIEGADFSDAVLDLPQKQALCKYASGTNPITGVNTRKSLGCGNSRRNAYGSPSSPLLSAPPPKLLDRDGFCDPATGLCDAN from the exons ATGAGGGAATCAGATTTCAGTGGTTCGACTTTCAACGGTGCGTATCTTGAGAAGGCCGTTGCGTACAAAGCGAATTTCACTG GTGCCGATCTGAGCGACACGCTAATGGATCGCATG GTTCTAAATGAAGCGAATCTAACGAATGCTGTGCTAGTGAGATCAGTTCTGACTCGGAGTGATCTTGGGGGTGCTATAATTGAAGGTGCTGATTTTAGTGATGCAGTTTTAGACCTTCCCCAGAAACAG GCTCTCTGCAAGTACGCGAGTGGCACTAACCCTATAACAGGAGTGAACACCAGAAAAAGCCTAGGCTGTGGGAATAGTCGACGAAACGCGTACGGTTCCCCGTCTTCCCCTCTGCTGAGTGCTCCTCCGCCGAAACTCCTGGACCGGGACGGTTTCTGCGATCCAGCCACTGGCCTCTGTGATGCTAACTGA
- the LOC105164284 gene encoding monocopper oxidase-like protein SKU5 — translation MAGCSFLSVLAIHICLLLGLSFAEDPFVNYEFVVSYITASPLGVPQQVIAINGKFPGPTLNVTTNNNVVVNVRNKLDEGLLIHWSGIQQRRSSWQDGLPGTNCPIPPKWNWTYQFQVKDQIGSFFYFPSLNFQRASGGFGSIIVNNRAIIPIPFDTPYGDITIVIGDWYTQNHTALRKTLNAGKDLGMPDGVLINGKGPYRYNDTLVPDNIDYETITVHPGKTYRLRVSNVGISTSLNFRIQNHNLLLAETEGSYTVQQNYTSLDIHVGQTYSFLVTMDQNASSDYYIVASARFVNETTWRRVTGVGILHYTNSKGKASGPLPDPPQDQFDKTYSMNQARSIRWNVTASGARPNPQGSFRYGSINVTEVYVLRNKPPVTIDGKRRTTLSGISFVNPSTPIRLADQYKVKGAYKLDFPTRPLTGPPRMETSIINGTYRGFMEVILQNNDTKVQTYHMSGYAFFVVGMDYGEWTENSRGTYNKWDGIARTTAQVYPGAWTAILISLDNVGVWNLRTENLDSWYLGQETYVRVINPEPNNKTEFPIPDNALFCGALSRLQKPQHISFATSVRGSSRQNFLVGLVLMLSALFSIFG, via the exons ATGGCTGGCTGTAGCTTTCTCTCGGTCTTGGCTATCCACATTTGCTTGCTGCTGGGCTTGTCTTTTGCTGAAGACCCTTTTGTGAACTATGAGTTTGTTGTCTCTTACATCACTGCTTCTCCTCTTGGTGTTCCTCAGCAG GTGATTGCTATAAATGGCAAGTTTCCAGGTCCCACTCTTAATGTGACCACTAATAACAATGTTGTTGTCAATGTGAGGAACAAATTAGATGAAGGGCTCTTAATCCATTG GTCTGGTATACAGCAGAGGAGGAGTTCATGGCAAGATGGGCTTCCTGGCACAAATTGTCCCATCCCTCCAAAGTGGAATTGGACTTACCAGTTTCAGGTTAAGGATCAGATTGGGAGCTTCTTTTACTTCCCTTCACTCAATTTCCAGAGGGCTTCAGGTGGTTTTGGCAGTATCATCGTGAACAATCGAGCGATTATTCCCATTCCTTTTGACACCCCTTATGGGGATATCACAATTGTAATAGGAGACTGGTACACTCAGAATCACACG GCATTGAGGAAAACTCTTAATGCTGGGAAAGATCTTGGGATGCCAGACGGGGTTCTGATTAATGGTAAAGGGCCTTATAGGTACAATGACACTCTTGTTCCAGACAACATTGATTACGAAACAATTACTGTCCACCCAG GCAAGACATATCGCCTTCGCGTGAGCAATGTTGGAATTTCAACTAGTTTGAACTTCAGAATTCAGAACCATAACTTGCTTCTAGCTGAAACGGAGGGTTCATATACAGTACAACAGAACTATACTAGTCTAGATATTCATGTTGGGCAAACGTACTCCTTTTTGGTGACCATGGATCAAAACGCAAGCAGCGATTACTACATTGTTGCAAGTGCCAGATTCGTCAACGAAACCACATGGCGGAGAGTCACTGGTGTTGGTATCTTGCACTATACGAACTCAAAAGGGAAGGCATCTGGTCCCCTTCCCGACCCACCACAAGACCAATTTGATAAGACCTACTCAATGAACCAGGCGAGATCCATCAG GTGGAACGTGACTGCTAGTGGCGCTCGTCCGAATCCTCAAGGTTCTTTCAGATACGGTTCAATTAACGTGACTGAGGTGTATGTGCTCAGAAACAAGCCTCCGGTGACAATTGATGGGAAACGGCGAACTACACTTAGTGGGATTTCCTTTGTCAATCCTTCAACACCAATCAGGCTTGCGGACCAATATAAAGTGAAGGGAGCATACAAGCTTGACTTCCCAACTAGGCCACTTACCGGACCACCTCGGATGGaaacatcaatcatcaatgGTACTTATAGGGGATTTATGGAAGTGATATTGCAGAACAATGACACCAAGGTCCAAACATATCACATGAGCGGATATGCCTTTTTTGTGGTTGG TATGGATTATGGTGAGTGGACAGAGAACAGCAGGGGCACATACAATAAGTGGGACGGAATTGCCCGAACTACAGCACAG GTTTATCCTGGAGCGTGGACAGCAATCCTGATATCCCTGGACAATGTCGGAGTTTGGAACCTGAGAACAGAAAACCTCGACTCATGGTACCTAGGCCAAGAAACGTACGTCAGGGTCATCAATCCAGAGCCCAATAACAAAACAGAGTTCCCAATACCAGACAACGCCCTCTTCTGTGGTGCACTAAGCAGATTGCAAAA GCCACAGCACATATCTTTTGCAACGTCGGTCAGAGGCAGCAGCAGGCAGAACTTTTTGGTCGGTCTCGTACTCATGTTATCTGCTCTGTTTTCCATCTTCGGTTGA
- the LOC105164285 gene encoding acid beta-fructofuranosidase 2, vacuolar yields the protein MPFPNPFPALSNRNDDAPLLGSAPLEPQLMRRRRIFVVVLLLMMGLVGVCSLVILITSGDGGEDWTPSGEDDDKCPSPKEVSEYLKARRPEEGRPTLRGVHEGVSEKSFGKGRLGAIPYPWTKKMLAWQRTGYHFQPQKNWMNDPNGPLFYKGWYHFFYQYNPSGAVWGNISWGHAVSKDLINWRHLPLAMVPDQWYDINGVWTGSATILQDGQLVMLYTGSTNTSVQVQNLAYPADQSDPLLINWVKYSANPVLVPPPGIMDHDFRDPTTAWLTPERKWRIIIGSKINKTGISLVYDTMDFKTYEMLDGVLHAVPETGMWECVDFYPVSEVENEGMDTSVNGPKVKHVVKTSLDDDRNDYYALGTYDSEAGIWTPDDPSIDVGIGLRYDYGIFYASKTFYDKKLRRRILWSWIKETDSEKSDIQKGWASLQAVPRTIVFDMKTGSNILQWPVKEVERLRRNRIVFDKVEVTAGSVVPLDVVSTSQLDIVAEFKVDEEALKRMNVNGSDSSYSCQKSGGAAERGALGPFGLLVLASKHLIEQTPIYFYISKDTKGNFKTFFCADHSRSSQANDVDKEIYGSTVPVLKDETLSMRILVDRSIVESFGQGGRSCITSRVYPTRVACEDVKIFLFNNATDARITASLQIWQMSSASIQ from the exons ATGCCTTTTCCCAACCCATTCCCCGCGCTCTCCAATCGGAACGATGACGCCCCCTTGCTCGGGTCCGCCCCCCTCGAGCCCCAGCTGATGCGCCGCCGCCGTATCTTCGTTGTGGTCCTCCTGCTGATGATGGGCCTGGTGGGCGTATGCTCGCTGGTCATCCTCATCACGTCGGGAGATGGCGGGGAGGATTGGACTCCCTCCGGCGAGGATGATGACAAGTGCCCTTCGCCAAAGGAAGTGTCGGAATATCTCAAGGCACGGCGGCCGGAGGAGGGGAGACCAACGCTTCGTGGGGTGCATGAAGGGGTGTCGGAGAAGAGTTTTGGTAAAGGCCGGTTGGGGGCAATTCCATATCCATGGACCAAGAAGATGTTGGCCTGGCAAAGAACTGGGTACCATTTCCAACCTCAAAAGAATTGGATGAACG ATCCTAATG GTCCACTATTTTACAAGGGATGGTACCATTTCTTCTACCAATATAACCCATCGGGTGCGGTATGGGGGAACATTTCTTGGGGCCATGCAGTTTCAAAAGACCTCATCAACTGGCGCCACCTCCCCCTTGCCATGGTTCCGGATCAATGGTACGACATCAACGGCGTCTGGACTGGCTCAGCAACCATCCTTCAGGATGGCCAGCTAGTCATGCTCTACACGGGATCCACCAATACGTCTGTGCAAGTCCAAAATCTTGCATACCCAGCTGACCAGTCGGACCCCCTCCTTATCAATTGGGTCAAGTACTCGGCTAATCCGGTCTTGGTCCCACCACCTGGCATTATGGATCACGACTTCCGTGACCCCACCACTGCATGGCTGACCCCAGAACGCAAGTGGCGTATCATCATTGGCTCTAAGATTAACAAGACCGGCATATCATTGGTCTATGATACGATGGACTTCAAAACCTATGAAATGCTCGACGGGGTGCTCCATGCGGTTCCGGAGACGGGCATGTGGGAGTGTGTGGATTTCTACCCAGTATCTGAGGTTGAGAATGAAGGGATGGACACATCAGTAAATGGGCCGAAAGTGAAACATGTTGTCAAGACTAGCCTTGATGACGATAGAAATGACTATTACGCTCTTGGAACTTATGACAGTGAAGCTGGAATATGGACCCCTGATGATCCTAGCATAGATGTTGGTATTGGATTGAGATACGATTATGGAATCTTCTATGCGTCAAAGAcattttatgacaaaaaacTGAGAAGGAGAATCTTGTGGAGTTGGATTAAAGAGACTGACAGTGAAAAATCCGATATACAAAAGGGTTGGGCATCACTTCAG GCCGTTCCAAGGACAATAGTATTTGACATGAAAACTGGCAGTAACATCTTACAATGGCCGGTGAAGGAAGTGGAGCGATTGAGACGGAACCGAATAGTTTTCGACAAAGTAGAGGTTACTGCAGGTTCTGTTGTGCCCCTTGACGTCGTCTCTACCTCTCAG CTGGATATTGTGGCCGAGTTTAAAGTAGATGAGGAGGCCTTGAAGCGAATGAACGTTAATGGCAGTGATTCGAGCTATAGCTGCCAGAAAAGTGGCGGGGCTGCTGAGAGAGGGGCGTTGGGGCCGTTCGGCCTGTTGGTCCTTGCAAGCAAGCACCTGATCGAGCAAACTCCCATCTACTTCTATATTTCGAAGGATACAAAAGGGAATTTTAAGACATTCTTCTGTGCAGATCACTCAAG GTCATCTCAAGCAAACGATGTTGACAAAGAAATATATGGCAGCACGGTGCCGGTATTGAAAGATGAAACCCTATCCATGAGAATATTG GTGGACCGCTCGATTGTTGAGAGCTTCGGTCAAGGAGGGAGGTCATGCATCACATCACGTGTATATCCGACAAGAGTGGCATGTGAAGATGTCAAGATCTTCTTGTTTAACAACGCTACTGATGCAAGAATCACTGCGTCACTACAGATATGGCAGATGAGTTCCGCGTCCATACAGTAG